A window from Vigna angularis cultivar LongXiaoDou No.4 chromosome 7, ASM1680809v1, whole genome shotgun sequence encodes these proteins:
- the LOC108343127 gene encoding phosphoenolpyruvate carboxylase-like — translation MITSLDAGDSIVVAMSFSHMLNLANLAEEVQISRRRRKKVKKGHFADENNATTDEIKRTPLRPQDELRPGMSYFHETIWNGVSRFHQAICTFLRSYGNDMINIDHCCYHHLRVLIHLNRIYLRRKRCGLVKLVG, via the exons ATGATAACTAGTTTGGATGCAGGGGACTCTATTGTTGTTGCCATGTCCTTTTCCCACATGCTTAACTTGGCCAACTTGGCTGAGGAGGTCCAAATTTCTCGTCGTCGAAggaaaaaggtgaagaaaggACATTTTGCAGATGAGAACAATGCAACTACAGATGAAATCAAGAGGACCCCCCTAAGACCACAAGATGAGCTGAGACCAGGGATGAGCTACTTCCATGAAACAATTTGGAATGGTGTTTCCAGATTTCATCAAGCAATCTG CACCTTTTTAAGGAGTTATGGAAATGATATGATTAACATCGACCATTGTTGTTACCATCATTTAAGAGTATTAATCCATCTAAATAG GATTTATTTGAGAAGAAAGAGATGTGGCCTTGTGAAGCTTGTGGGTTGA
- the LOC108337884 gene encoding uncharacterized protein LOC108337884, which translates to MLLTYFVAKHKILFWLLPLRFSISHNNSSLNTKLRNPLSITPHTMSGDEASTPSATPKPSATAADSPLKLKTAVEALSSIVPSLSRLTPASLPTSPDLYPQISALLRQPNSGAGDNNLCRWLYDTFQSGVGDLQLLVLRFIPIIAGVYLSRVADRKPQAGFEAVLLAVYAHETTSRAGKPVSITIPDLTQPSVYHEGSVKTSGKGTSTPNSAATEPETAVVSPALEPHGTVRSTRRARIVSVALELFYAKIGQMPVSSKIDFCEFCKMWAGQDGEMYKKFEEGGEKTEEEEEEEGKKEEEAVGSDVAVEKRVKVEGRVPLCWELLQPVMRILGHCLLGPNNNKEVELFEKANEACRSLFSRSMHDVNPKAILPMRSLMRLSKTVMPNNDNLDPTELPFSDVISL; encoded by the coding sequence atgTTACTCACTTATTTTGTAGCGAAACATAAGATCCTATTTTGGCTCCTTCCGTTACGTTTTTCTATCTCTCACAATAACTCATCGCTAAACACAAAACTACGTAACCCTCTCTCGATCACACCACACACAATGTCCGGCGACGAAGCCTCCACTCCCTCCGCCACACCCAAACCTTCCGCCACCGCAGCTGACTCCCCGTTAAAACTCAAAACCGCCGTCGAAGCCCTCTCCTCCATCGTCCCCTCTCTTTCAAGGCTCACCCCCGCCTCTCTCCCCACCAGCCCCGACCTCTACCCCCAAATCTCCGCCCTCCTACGCCAGCCCAACTCTGGCGCCGGCGACAACAATCTCTGCCGCTGGCTCTACGACACGTTTCAGTCCGGCGTCGGTGACCTCCAGCTTCTTGTTCTCCGTTTCATTCCCATCATCGCGGGCGTTTACCTCTCACGCGTCGCCGACCGGAAACCCCAAGCCGGCTTCGAAGCCGTCCTCCTGGCCGTCTACGCGCACGAAACAACCTCACGCGCCGGGAAGCCCGTTTCCATAACGATCCCCGACCTCACCCAACCTAGTGTGTACCACGAGGGCAGCGTTAAAACCTCCGGCAAAGGAACCAGCACCCCCAACTCCGCCGCCACCGAGCCCGAAACCGCCGTGGTCTCCCCCGCGCTGGAGCCCCACGGCACCGTGAGGTCGACGCGGCGGGCTCGCATTGTGAGCGTGGCACTGGAACTGTTTTACGCGAAGATCGGGCAGATGCCAGTCTCTTCAAAGATCGATTTTTGCGAGTTTTGCAAGATGTGGGCAGGGCAAGACGGCGAGATGTATAAGAAGTTCGAAGAGGGTGGAGAGAAgactgaagaagaagaagaagaagaagggaaaaaagaagaagaagcggTTGGTTCTGATGTGGCGGTTGAAAAGAGAGTGAAGGTTGAGGGCAGGGTTCCTCTGTGTTGGGAACTGTTGCAACCTGTTATGAGGATTCTGGGACACTGTTTGTTGGGTCCCAATAACAACAAAGAGGTTGAGCTTTTCGAGAAGGCTAATGAAGCATGCAGGTCCTTGTTTTCAAGGAGCATGCATGATGTTAACCCTAAAGCTATTCTTCCCATGAGGAGTCTCATGAGGCTCTCCAAAACTGTTATGCCCAACAACGACAACCTTGATCCCACCGAACTACCTTTCTCCGATGTTATTTCTCTCTGA